A single Anopheles funestus chromosome 2RL, idAnoFuneDA-416_04, whole genome shotgun sequence DNA region contains:
- the LOC125761914 gene encoding uncharacterized protein LOC125761914 produces MFHGSWIVSSWIVVLLAQQDLAETSPKSVSIPSVCFNGAYDNVGNCVCNPGFSEYKGNCFLTSVSSSCPSGSILWNGNCQPKALPPMQDIIPAKHTYVVVPPLRVSLLSPNQTDPLDPTFTEEAASDDEEGEEDHVYMPPVRDHYFNVSYQKIVNNHNVINNDTTHNTHNVNNVVVHLTRKKPNGVIKTVVIRNNETTVYEEEPSEKHSTKTDDSKKEDCPEEPTTTQAPIENVTCCTIVSPRVCRKQTDEWVCFHRKQYVCSKFCTAKIMYLRPREPRYRDPWLIMPPMKNPFARLNLCHSGVCPRPDCSGCLRGRSQCHPMCYTYDCMQDDSCHYIDQKLICNDKPMQVCALLDDEAIAMQPPQNQTKPIE; encoded by the exons ATGTTTCACGGAAGTTGGATTGTTTCGTCGTGGATCGTGGTGCTTTTGGCACAACAGGACCTTGCTGAAACCTCACCGAAAAGTGTTTCAATTCCGAGCGTTTGTTTCAACGGGGCATACGATAATGTGGGAAATTGTGTTTGCAATCCCGGTTTCAGTGAATACAAGGGCAACTGTTTTTTAACTAGCGTTTCATCGTCCTGCCCATCGGGTTCTATATTATGGAATGGAAATTGTCAACCAAAAGCTCTTCCACCGATGCAGGATATAATTCCAGCGAAGCACACGTACGTCGTTGTGCCTCCGTTGCGTGTTTCGTTATTGAGCCCGAATCAGACAGATCCACTCGATCCGACATTCACAGAGGAGGCAGCATCAGATGATGAAGAGGGCGAAGAGGACCACGTGTATATGCCACCGGTTCGAGATCATTATTTTAACGTGAGCTACCAGAAAATTGTTAACAACCATAATGTTATTAATAACGATACGACTCATAACACGCACAACGTGAATAACGTCGTAGTTCACTTAACccgcaaaaaaccaaacggtGTCATAAAAACGGTGGTGATAAGAAATAATGAAACGACCGTATATGAAGAAGAACCGAGTGAAAAGCATTCTACTAAAACAGATGATTCCAAAAAAGAGGACTGCCCAGAGGAACCTACTACAACGCAAGCGCCCATCGAGAATGTAACATGTTGTACGATCGTTTCTCCGAGAGTTTGCCGAAAGCAGACGGACGAGTGGGTTTGCTTTCACCGGAAGCAGTACGtatgcagcaagttttgcacCGCAAAGATAATGTATTTAAGACCTAGGGAACCAAGGTACCGAGATCCTTGGCTGATTATGCCACCGATGAAGAACCCCTTCGCACGATTAAATCTTTGCCATTCGGGAGTGTGCCCCCGACCAG ATTGTTCCGGTTGTCTTCGAGGAAGGAGCCAGTGCCATCCGATGTGTTATACGTACGACTGCATGCAGGACGATAGCTGCCACTATATTGATCAGAAGTTGATCTGCAATGATAAACCGATGCAGGTATGTGCGCTGCTGGATGATGAAGCTATCGCAATGCAACcaccacaaaaccaaacaaaaccaattgaATAA
- the LOC125761911 gene encoding uncharacterized protein LOC125761911 gives MNLLVFVVMVICLGGSSINGAPTPCELQQVEETVCEQTEYEAYRDCIEEVKASREKRQTLPCLPMIVEPVIQTVKPFQILVPVEPLATIRTPMLKNLDRTVIVRPDTNDIDDETEDYENSVHYRVPVNVTTVIRLTNIVNNTNHIHMPTTLNNTNVNNIHVYTNLTDVAPDEDTDSETEPCCTAVRPKSCHTSTQGVRCKHHKFRTCGPQCTSKVVHIQKRKRCNRNTGDCKERIAYVPQPDKPTCVYVDEWPYVVCGKVANMSVVCAGCYDHYGYGYEAFNGHSRMQDQCRGCYDDAFDVGPKYRRGPVLRPFYYHQAPCFVTGNCADSYENCAYGCYGHDRIDPAWGNVGSQSFEPALDPSNMMYYDLDDLHTTDEFSDDWGIPTAKCAVVTDGTTITVKNCTQEIDNPYMAAPASHPHYELKWKEKNTTTTAASLTTEEEMDDYGSGGGNANNEVYFVDEHDDEE, from the coding sequence ATGAATCTTCTAGTGTTTGTGGTAATGGTGATTTGTCTTGGCGGTAGTAGCATAAACGGTGCCCCAACACCATGTGAACTGCAGCAAGTGGAAGAAACTGTTTGCGAACAAACCGAATATGAAGCATATAGGGATTGCATTGAAGAGGTAAAAGCGTCTCGGGAGAAAAGGCAAACCTTGCCTTGCCTACCGATGATAGTCGAACCAGTAATACAAACAGTAAAGCCGTTTCAAATACTAGTGCCTGTCGAACCATTGGCAACCATCCGGACACCCATGCTGAAGAACCTGGATCGCACTGTCATCGTTCGTCCCGATACGAATGACATCGACGATGAAACGGAAGACTACGAAAACAGTGTGCACTATCGTGTGCCCGTCAATGTCACGACAGTCATTCGCCTCACCAACATAGTGAATAACACTAATCACATACACATGCCGACCACGCTTAACAACACCAACGTGAACAACATTCATGTATATACGAATCTTACCGATGTGGCACCGGACGAGGACACTGATTCCGAAACGGAGCCATGCTGTACGGCTGTACGGCCCAAAAGCTGCCATACGTCAACGCAAGGTGTTCGATGCAAGCATCACAAATTCCGAACCTGTGGTCCTCAATGCACCTCCAAGGTTGTTCACATTCAGAAGCGGAAACGATGCAACCGCAATACAGGTGACTGTAAGGAGAGGATCGCCTACGTACCCCAGCCGGATAAACCTACCTGTGTGTACGTTGACGAGTGGCCATACGTAGTATGCGGAAAGGTGGCCAACATGAGTGTTGTATGTGCAGGATGCTACGACCACTATGGGTATGGTTACGAAGCATTTAACGGGCATTCGAGAATGCAGGACCAGTGCCGTGGGTGTTATGATGACGCGTTCGACGTTGGTCCAAAGTATAGGCGTGGACCAGTCCTGCGTCCTTTCTATTATCATCAGGCACCCTGTTTCGTTACCGGCAACTGTGCGGACAGCTACGAAAATTGTGCATACGGTTGCTACGGACATGATCGGATCGATCCAGCTTGGGGAAATGTGGGCAGCCAATCGTTTGAACCGGCGCTCGATCCATCCAACATGATGTATTACGATTTGGACGATTTACACACCACGGACGAGTTTTCTGATGATTGGGGCATACCGACGGCCAAATGTGCCGTAGTGACGGACGGTACGACTATAACGGTGAAGAATTGTACACAAGAAATTGATAATCCTTACATGGCGGCTCCAGCTTCCCATCCGCATTATGAATTAAAATGGAAGGAGAAGAACACTACTACCACTGCTGCAAGTTTGACGACCGAAGAGGAAATGGATGATTATGGCTCAGGAGGTGGTAATGCGAATAATGAAGTATATTTCGTAGACGaacatgatgatgaagaaTAG
- the LOC125761917 gene encoding uncharacterized protein LOC125761917 isoform X3 has product MSCLVMMIGARPYLEKVAKRVVEILEGRYISGNSLPIADYVAPIEITDKGLSIHGNVSFHSAFLAKIDSIEFDEQKFSEIFLNTEVTIQGTLKWHGIGVVLDFQAYLKEYQGTGTLYVTYNQFDFPLKVTKYFNSTEPTGSLQFMSIDNSNKIVTVGYPNNKYVQLISRAIMTNFEFRDNMIASFRNWNFQNLLRAVIDEITFPDVCYNC; this is encoded by the exons ATGAGCTGCCTTGTGATGA TGATTGGGGCACGTCCCTACCTGGAGAAGGTTGCAAAGCGCGTAGTGGAAATATTGGAAGGTAGATACATTTCTGGGAACTCACTACCTATCGCAGATTACGTTGCACCTATTGA GATCACCGACAAAGGGCTGTCCATACATGGCAATGTATCGTTTCACTCTGCCTTCCTCGCCAAGATCGATTCGATCGAGTTTGATGAGCAAAAGTTTTCGGAAATATTTCTCAACACGGAAGTAACAATACAAGGGACTTTAAAGTGGCACGGCATTGGCGTGGTACTGGACTTTCAGGCGTACTTAAAAGAGTATCAAGGGACGGGCACACTGTACGTCACGTACAATCAGTTTGATTTCCCGTTGAAGGTAACGAAGTATTTCAACTCCACCGAACCCACCGGCTCGCTACAGTTCATGTCCATTGATAATTCGAACAAAATCGTCACTGTAGGTTATCCCAACAACAAGTATGTGCAGTTAATCTCCAGAGCG ATAATGACGAATTTTGAGTTTCGCGACAACATGATAGCCTCATTCAGGAATTGGAATTTTCAAAATCTACTGAGAGCGGTCATCGACGAAATAACATTTCCTGACGTTTGTTACAATTGCTGA
- the LOC125761917 gene encoding uncharacterized protein LOC125761917 isoform X2, translating into MRITFKVFLRNFGWLTLVGIFLLWPVHVDGAVVVIGARPYLEKVAKRVVEILEGRYISGNSLPIADYVAPIEITDKGLSIHGNVSFHSAFLAKIDSIEFDEQKFSEIFLNTEVTIQGTLKWHGIGVVLDFQAYLKEYQGTGTLYVTYNQFDFPLKVTKYFNSTEPTGSLQFMSIDNSNKIVTVGYPNNKYVQLISRAIMTNFEFRDNMIASFRNWNFQNLLRAVIDEITFPDVCYNC; encoded by the exons ATGCGTATAacttttaaagtgtttttacGTAACTTCGGTTGGCTTACTTTGGTAGGAATTTTTCTACTCTGGCCTGTTCATGTTGATGGTGCTGTAGTTG TGATTGGGGCACGTCCCTACCTGGAGAAGGTTGCAAAGCGCGTAGTGGAAATATTGGAAGGTAGATACATTTCTGGGAACTCACTACCTATCGCAGATTACGTTGCACCTATTGA GATCACCGACAAAGGGCTGTCCATACATGGCAATGTATCGTTTCACTCTGCCTTCCTCGCCAAGATCGATTCGATCGAGTTTGATGAGCAAAAGTTTTCGGAAATATTTCTCAACACGGAAGTAACAATACAAGGGACTTTAAAGTGGCACGGCATTGGCGTGGTACTGGACTTTCAGGCGTACTTAAAAGAGTATCAAGGGACGGGCACACTGTACGTCACGTACAATCAGTTTGATTTCCCGTTGAAGGTAACGAAGTATTTCAACTCCACCGAACCCACCGGCTCGCTACAGTTCATGTCCATTGATAATTCGAACAAAATCGTCACTGTAGGTTATCCCAACAACAAGTATGTGCAGTTAATCTCCAGAGCG ATAATGACGAATTTTGAGTTTCGCGACAACATGATAGCCTCATTCAGGAATTGGAATTTTCAAAATCTACTGAGAGCGGTCATCGACGAAATAACATTTCCTGACGTTTGTTACAATTGCTGA
- the LOC125761917 gene encoding uncharacterized protein LOC125761917 isoform X1 encodes MRITFKVFLRNFGWLTLVGIFLLWPVHVDGAVVGMVYSYEEKKNTHTKCMNLILYLIMVSIYCIYVVIGARPYLEKVAKRVVEILEGRYISGNSLPIADYVAPIEITDKGLSIHGNVSFHSAFLAKIDSIEFDEQKFSEIFLNTEVTIQGTLKWHGIGVVLDFQAYLKEYQGTGTLYVTYNQFDFPLKVTKYFNSTEPTGSLQFMSIDNSNKIVTVGYPNNKYVQLISRAIMTNFEFRDNMIASFRNWNFQNLLRAVIDEITFPDVCYNC; translated from the exons ATGCGTATAacttttaaagtgtttttacGTAACTTCGGTTGGCTTACTTTGGTAGGAATTTTTCTACTCTGGCCTGTTCATGTTGATGGTGCTGTAGTTGGTATGGTTTATAgttacgaagaaaaaaaaaacacacacacaaagtgtATGAACTTAATTCTGTATCTAATCATGGTTTCGATCTATTGCATTTACGTAGTGATTGGGGCACGTCCCTACCTGGAGAAGGTTGCAAAGCGCGTAGTGGAAATATTGGAAGGTAGATACATTTCTGGGAACTCACTACCTATCGCAGATTACGTTGCACCTATTGA GATCACCGACAAAGGGCTGTCCATACATGGCAATGTATCGTTTCACTCTGCCTTCCTCGCCAAGATCGATTCGATCGAGTTTGATGAGCAAAAGTTTTCGGAAATATTTCTCAACACGGAAGTAACAATACAAGGGACTTTAAAGTGGCACGGCATTGGCGTGGTACTGGACTTTCAGGCGTACTTAAAAGAGTATCAAGGGACGGGCACACTGTACGTCACGTACAATCAGTTTGATTTCCCGTTGAAGGTAACGAAGTATTTCAACTCCACCGAACCCACCGGCTCGCTACAGTTCATGTCCATTGATAATTCGAACAAAATCGTCACTGTAGGTTATCCCAACAACAAGTATGTGCAGTTAATCTCCAGAGCG ATAATGACGAATTTTGAGTTTCGCGACAACATGATAGCCTCATTCAGGAATTGGAATTTTCAAAATCTACTGAGAGCGGTCATCGACGAAATAACATTTCCTGACGTTTGTTACAATTGCTGA
- the LOC125761902 gene encoding DNA helicase MCM8-like isoform X2 produces the protein MLIFTMDKQNIFRTPFSDRECNSTGVFSQLQNGHYSSQGSSLLTGFNATSNHAAHVSSDRIGWQLYFPGEGNFKAFQIYAFTTTISLLTFADLCSLRTITKHVRCLEQHYTDFVGNYSPSEVERCRSFEFKLQLAETDLFLKNSWPNFEGDLKECPEYTIACIGLAMYRFVAAQRKHTHGPPTPERGLPKICPRINYFGPEISIGTIDSRYADRLITIRGIITRISQQYDNATWRTYKCKHCNDTIVLSQLGEFYTCSNCKVGGGIEFINTSVWNRTDTHRNFTIQGTILHSRSSNALDVLVPDGSGSKLFPGADVSVTGILKTISTEKHATHMFLQTVCMRTNSSKPNDVDVEPTFNAIDLQAIREIQSEPFPFQLMVQSICPYVKGMETIKAGLLLALFSTTCDTHVLLAGTECEMARQLIECFVSASPKGILINDSSQTLDLAVKRFHAGQEDPAVLANLGLCGKEIDKLHALEKILSGGVTSTKHYSASYNQEVPARINLLATVCPNQGMFEVSKPFLDHFNIPRAFVERFALVFQMEDTFDPGEELICYNGVRLHFEKPSTTKCSVEIPLVRKLKLISGDHFDPLPIELMRKYIDYARQHCNPEFTDESTKLLEGFFSQMYSMPQWLNMTNGMKIAQIQNMVRARARIDLSAEITTEHVMDTIRIVSRSWYDKYDTDDRNPSVKLPAKQRTTKTATVRKFLDVLRNQSVELNKKLFTLNDLRKLINEVGVPGVEDEIVERLNMQGYLLKKSEGLYELLV, from the exons ATGTTGATCTTCACCATGGACAAGCAAAACATATTTCGAACACCGTTTAGTGATCGCGAGTGCAATAGTACAGGAGTTTTTTCACAACTTCAGAATGGACATTACTCATCACAAGGCAGCTCATTATTGACAGGGTTTAATGCCACTTCAAACCACGCTGCACATGTTTCTTCCGATCGTATCGGTTGGCAACTGTACTTCCCGGGCGAAGGTAATTTTAAAGCGTTTCAAATATATGCTTTCACTACTACCATATCATTGCTAACTTTTGCAGATTTGTGTTCATTGCggacaataacaaaacacgTACGATGCTTGGAGCAACACTATACGGACTTTGTTGGCAATTATTCCCCATCGGAAGTGGAGCGCTGCAGAAGCTTTGAGTTTAAGCTGCAGCTTGCTGAGACTGATTTGTTTCTAAAGAATTCGTGGCCAAATTTTGAAGGAGATTTGAAAGAATGCCCTGAATACACTATAGCCTGTATCGGACTTGCCATGTATCGGTTTGTAGCGGCACAGCGTAAACATACACACGGTCCACCAACACCTGAACGCGGATTACCGAAGATATGTCCACGTATAAATTACTTTGGTCCTGAAATATCAATCGGTACCATCGATAGTCGGTATGCAGACAGGCTGATAACGATTCGTGGCATAATTACTCGCATAAGCCAGCAATATGATAATGCTACGTGGAGAACTTACAAATGTAAACACTGTAACGATACAATAGTTTTGTCGCAGCTGGGCGAATTTTATACATGCTCCAACTGCAAAGTGGGAGGTGGAATAGAATTTATTAACACGTCTGTTTGGAATCGAACTGACACCCACAGAAACTTTACCATACAGGGAACGATATTACATTCAAGGTCTAGTAATGCCCTTGATGTGTTAGTACCAGATGGTAGCGGGAGTAAGCTTTTCCCTGGAGCTGATGTGAGTGTAACAGGCATTTTAAAGACCATTTCTACAGAAAAACATGCAACACATATGTTCTTGCAAACGGTTTGCATGCGCACCAACAGTAGTAAGCCTAACGATGTTGATGTAGAACCAACGTTTAATGCAATCGACTTACAAGCCATCAGAGAAATTCAATCTGAACCATTTCCATTCCAGCTAATGGTACAATCCATCTGTCCTTATGTGAAAGGAATGGAGACAATTAAAGCTGGTTTGCTTCTAGCGCTATTCAGTACTACCTGCGACACACATGTACTACTAGCTGGTACAGAGTGTGAAATGGCACGACAGCTGATTGAATGTTTCGTATCTGCATCACCAAAAGGAATACTGATAAACGATTCCAGTCAGACACTTGATTTAGCCGTGAAACGTTTTCATGCCGGACAAGAAGATCCAGCGGTATTGGCCAATTTAGGCCTCTGTGGTAAAGAAATTGATAAGTTACACGCGTTGGAAAAGATACTAAGTGGTGGTGTAACCAGTACAAAACATTACAGTGCAAGCTATAATCAGGAAGTTCCGGCTCGAATCAACTTGCTAGCAACGGTATGTCCTAACCAAGGGATGTTTGAAGTTAGCAAACCTTTCCTGGACCATTTCAACATTCCCCGCGCGTTTGTGGAAAGGTTTGCACTGGTATTTCAAATGGAAGACACATTCGATCCAGGAGAAGAGCTTATCTGCTACAACGGTGTGCGCCTACATTTCGAAAAACCCTCAACAACTAAATGTAGCGTAGAAATACCTTTGGTGAGAAAACTTAAGCTAATCTCTGGTGACCATTTCGATCCTTTGCCCATAGAACTAATGCGGAAGTATATAG ATTATGCTCGTCAACATTGCAATCCGGAATTTACTGATGAGTCAACAAAGCTGTTGGAGGGCTTCTTCTCCCAGATGTATTCGATGCCTCAATGGCTAAACATgacaaatggaatgaaaattgcGCAAATTCAAAACATGGTCCGCGCTAGGGCAAGGATTGATCTTTCTGCCGAAATAACCACAGAGCATGTGATGGATACCATTCGGATTGTAAGTCGCAGCTGGTACGACAAGTACGATACGGACGATCGTAATCCATCGGTGAAATTACCTGCCAAACAGCGAACAACGAAAACGGCGACTGTTCGCAAATTTCTTGATGTTTTGCGAAATCAGTCTGTGGAGTTGAACAAAAAGTTATTCACCCTGAACGATCTTCGGAAGTTGATCAACGAAGTTGGTGTGCCAGGGGTGGAAGATGAAATCGTGGAAAGGCTAAACATGCAAGGCTATCTGCTAAAGAAAAGTGAAGGTCTCTATGAGCTCCTTGTTTGA
- the LOC125761902 gene encoding DNA helicase MCM8-like isoform X1 — MLIFTMDKQNIFRTPFSDRECNSTGVFSQLQNGHYSSQGSSLLTGFNATSNHAAHVSSDRIGWQLYFPGEDLCSLRTITKHVRCLEQHYTDFVGNYSPSEVERCRSFEFKLQLAETDLFLKNSWPNFEGDLKECPEYTIACIGLAMYRFVAAQRKHTHGPPTPERGLPKICPRINYFGPEISIGTIDSRYADRLITIRGIITRISQQYDNATWRTYKCKHCNDTIVLSQLGEFYTCSNCKVGGGIEFINTSVWNRTDTHRNFTIQGTILHSRSSNALDVLVPDGSGSKLFPGADVSVTGILKTISTEKHATHMFLQTVCMRTNSSKPNDVDVEPTFNAIDLQAIREIQSEPFPFQLMVQSICPYVKGMETIKAGLLLALFSTTCDTHVLLAGTECEMARQLIECFVSASPKGILINDSSQTLDLAVKRFHAGQEDPAVLANLGLCGKEIDKLHALEKILSGGVTSTKHYSASYNQEVPARINLLATVCPNQGMFEVSKPFLDHFNIPRAFVERFALVFQMEDTFDPGEELICYNGVRLHFEKPSTTKCSVEIPLVRKLKLISGDHFDPLPIELMRKYIGICDSNMIIFASLIYSCIFFLDYARQHCNPEFTDESTKLLEGFFSQMYSMPQWLNMTNGMKIAQIQNMVRARARIDLSAEITTEHVMDTIRIVSRSWYDKYDTDDRNPSVKLPAKQRTTKTATVRKFLDVLRNQSVELNKKLFTLNDLRKLINEVGVPGVEDEIVERLNMQGYLLKKSEGLYELLV, encoded by the exons ATGTTGATCTTCACCATGGACAAGCAAAACATATTTCGAACACCGTTTAGTGATCGCGAGTGCAATAGTACAGGAGTTTTTTCACAACTTCAGAATGGACATTACTCATCACAAGGCAGCTCATTATTGACAGGGTTTAATGCCACTTCAAACCACGCTGCACATGTTTCTTCCGATCGTATCGGTTGGCAACTGTACTTCCCGGGCGAAG ATTTGTGTTCATTGCggacaataacaaaacacgTACGATGCTTGGAGCAACACTATACGGACTTTGTTGGCAATTATTCCCCATCGGAAGTGGAGCGCTGCAGAAGCTTTGAGTTTAAGCTGCAGCTTGCTGAGACTGATTTGTTTCTAAAGAATTCGTGGCCAAATTTTGAAGGAGATTTGAAAGAATGCCCTGAATACACTATAGCCTGTATCGGACTTGCCATGTATCGGTTTGTAGCGGCACAGCGTAAACATACACACGGTCCACCAACACCTGAACGCGGATTACCGAAGATATGTCCACGTATAAATTACTTTGGTCCTGAAATATCAATCGGTACCATCGATAGTCGGTATGCAGACAGGCTGATAACGATTCGTGGCATAATTACTCGCATAAGCCAGCAATATGATAATGCTACGTGGAGAACTTACAAATGTAAACACTGTAACGATACAATAGTTTTGTCGCAGCTGGGCGAATTTTATACATGCTCCAACTGCAAAGTGGGAGGTGGAATAGAATTTATTAACACGTCTGTTTGGAATCGAACTGACACCCACAGAAACTTTACCATACAGGGAACGATATTACATTCAAGGTCTAGTAATGCCCTTGATGTGTTAGTACCAGATGGTAGCGGGAGTAAGCTTTTCCCTGGAGCTGATGTGAGTGTAACAGGCATTTTAAAGACCATTTCTACAGAAAAACATGCAACACATATGTTCTTGCAAACGGTTTGCATGCGCACCAACAGTAGTAAGCCTAACGATGTTGATGTAGAACCAACGTTTAATGCAATCGACTTACAAGCCATCAGAGAAATTCAATCTGAACCATTTCCATTCCAGCTAATGGTACAATCCATCTGTCCTTATGTGAAAGGAATGGAGACAATTAAAGCTGGTTTGCTTCTAGCGCTATTCAGTACTACCTGCGACACACATGTACTACTAGCTGGTACAGAGTGTGAAATGGCACGACAGCTGATTGAATGTTTCGTATCTGCATCACCAAAAGGAATACTGATAAACGATTCCAGTCAGACACTTGATTTAGCCGTGAAACGTTTTCATGCCGGACAAGAAGATCCAGCGGTATTGGCCAATTTAGGCCTCTGTGGTAAAGAAATTGATAAGTTACACGCGTTGGAAAAGATACTAAGTGGTGGTGTAACCAGTACAAAACATTACAGTGCAAGCTATAATCAGGAAGTTCCGGCTCGAATCAACTTGCTAGCAACGGTATGTCCTAACCAAGGGATGTTTGAAGTTAGCAAACCTTTCCTGGACCATTTCAACATTCCCCGCGCGTTTGTGGAAAGGTTTGCACTGGTATTTCAAATGGAAGACACATTCGATCCAGGAGAAGAGCTTATCTGCTACAACGGTGTGCGCCTACATTTCGAAAAACCCTCAACAACTAAATGTAGCGTAGAAATACCTTTGGTGAGAAAACTTAAGCTAATCTCTGGTGACCATTTCGATCCTTTGCCCATAGAACTAATGCGGAAGTATATAGGTATTTGTGATAGTAACATGATTATATTTGCAAGTTTAATCTATAGTTGCATTTTCTTTCTAGATTATGCTCGTCAACATTGCAATCCGGAATTTACTGATGAGTCAACAAAGCTGTTGGAGGGCTTCTTCTCCCAGATGTATTCGATGCCTCAATGGCTAAACATgacaaatggaatgaaaattgcGCAAATTCAAAACATGGTCCGCGCTAGGGCAAGGATTGATCTTTCTGCCGAAATAACCACAGAGCATGTGATGGATACCATTCGGATTGTAAGTCGCAGCTGGTACGACAAGTACGATACGGACGATCGTAATCCATCGGTGAAATTACCTGCCAAACAGCGAACAACGAAAACGGCGACTGTTCGCAAATTTCTTGATGTTTTGCGAAATCAGTCTGTGGAGTTGAACAAAAAGTTATTCACCCTGAACGATCTTCGGAAGTTGATCAACGAAGTTGGTGTGCCAGGGGTGGAAGATGAAATCGTGGAAAGGCTAAACATGCAAGGCTATCTGCTAAAGAAAAGTGAAGGTCTCTATGAGCTCCTTGTTTGA